In the Candidatus Limnocylindrales bacterium genome, one interval contains:
- a CDS encoding DUF3943 domain-containing protein: MQVWTWLFFLSFVFHPLEDPSIKGIKESEWRVTLKKDEDLSQKNRPFKKKLTRLGLDVLFIGGVTTGVVFARENIQKAIQESGAFENVVDNFRNPVLRIKKGTRLDDDPFLINYIAHPLAYAGMGLYLKERGYRDWTALLFTQIHNIAWEFAIEGSAFPPSGKDLVTDYSASIVGIFVLDRVSRYGEKKLNTESRRFYHYLFYYMNPFNVLNDKLLKKPATQASRIPKWIKPEIFLTPEWLVLPHEHN; the protein is encoded by the coding sequence ATGCAAGTGTGGACATGGCTATTTTTCCTGAGTTTCGTATTCCATCCCCTTGAAGATCCTTCTATAAAAGGGATTAAAGAGTCAGAGTGGCGTGTCACTCTAAAGAAGGATGAAGATCTATCTCAGAAGAATAGACCTTTTAAAAAAAAGCTAACCCGATTGGGCTTGGATGTTTTATTTATAGGTGGAGTTACTACAGGGGTTGTTTTTGCTCGTGAAAATATACAGAAAGCTATTCAAGAATCAGGGGCTTTTGAAAATGTTGTTGATAATTTTAGAAATCCTGTTCTTCGTATAAAGAAAGGAACCCGTTTGGATGATGATCCTTTTCTCATTAACTATATCGCACATCCTCTAGCCTATGCTGGAATGGGCCTCTATTTAAAGGAGCGGGGTTACAGGGATTGGACGGCGCTTCTTTTTACTCAGATACACAATATTGCTTGGGAATTTGCCATTGAAGGGAGTGCCTTCCCGCCTTCTGGGAAGGATCTTGTAACGGATTATTCGGCTTCTATAGTTGGCATTTTTGTTTTGGATCGAGTTTCCCGTTATGGAGAGAAAAAATTAAACACAGAGAGTAGAAGGTTTTATCATTACCTGTTTTACTATATGAATCCTTTTAATGTCTTAAATGATAAATTATTGAAAAAACCAGCTACCCAGGCGTCGAGGATTCCAAAATGGATCAAGCCGGAGATTTTCTTGACCCCTGAGTGGTTAGTTCTTCCCCATGAACACAACTAA
- a CDS encoding glycosyltransferase N-terminal domain-containing protein — protein sequence MWYLIYNFLVVPLLYLTFQIGYYFNEKIRKGLEGRKNLFIDLAARRALWKDQGDFKIIWFHSASLGEFEQGKPLIAGLKERYGEKIKIVVSFFSPSGYEPARNYPLADLVFYLPLDTPFQARKLIHLLQPDIWILLKYDVWPNHVWAAAELKIPIFLVSASLPPSSKRLYPGIRSLNRWVYRHLQMIFAISPADAQRFQQMGLEATRIITVGETRYDQVYLRSQSVQNQKDLLRRFSFEGRKLVAGSTWEVDEKYLIKAFKVLSPQYPDLRLILVPHEPSPRRLGSISQELKKHGLVPIFTSQTKNLEAPDSNQVIIVDQIGILAGLYAVADIAFVGGGFGAGIHNVMEPAAMGKPVLFGPAIHKALEAIRLLERGGGKVVKNDLELISWLSRLLDHPALLQRMGEAARNLILENRGATDKILKYLEAYL from the coding sequence TTGTGGTACTTAATCTATAATTTCTTGGTGGTTCCCCTGCTTTACCTTACTTTTCAGATAGGTTACTACTTCAACGAGAAGATCCGAAAAGGCCTGGAAGGTAGAAAGAATTTGTTTATAGATCTGGCGGCCAGGCGGGCTTTGTGGAAAGACCAGGGAGATTTCAAGATCATCTGGTTTCATAGTGCTTCCCTGGGTGAATTTGAACAGGGAAAGCCTCTTATCGCCGGATTGAAAGAACGGTATGGGGAAAAAATCAAAATTGTCGTCAGCTTCTTCTCCCCTTCGGGTTATGAGCCTGCGCGAAATTATCCCTTAGCCGACCTGGTCTTTTACCTCCCTTTAGATACCCCTTTTCAAGCGAGGAAGCTGATTCACCTGCTTCAACCCGATATATGGATTTTACTAAAATACGATGTCTGGCCCAATCATGTCTGGGCCGCTGCAGAATTGAAAATTCCCATTTTCCTGGTATCTGCCTCTTTACCCCCGTCCTCTAAAAGACTCTATCCCGGAATTAGATCTTTGAATCGATGGGTTTATCGCCACTTACAGATGATTTTTGCCATATCCCCGGCGGATGCCCAAAGGTTCCAACAGATGGGCCTGGAAGCTACGCGGATTATAACCGTTGGAGAAACGCGCTATGACCAGGTCTATTTGAGAAGCCAATCCGTTCAGAATCAGAAGGATTTGCTTCGAAGGTTTTCCTTTGAAGGAAGAAAGCTCGTCGCCGGGAGTACCTGGGAAGTTGATGAAAAGTATCTGATAAAGGCTTTTAAGGTCCTTTCTCCCCAATATCCCGATTTACGGTTGATTTTGGTGCCCCATGAACCTTCTCCCCGACGACTGGGATCAATCTCTCAAGAACTGAAAAAACACGGCCTGGTTCCGATTTTTACCTCTCAAACCAAGAACTTAGAGGCTCCAGATTCCAATCAGGTCATTATCGTAGATCAGATAGGTATCCTGGCCGGCCTTTACGCCGTTGCAGATATTGCCTTCGTGGGGGGAGGGTTTGGAGCCGGTATCCATAATGTGATGGAACCGGCAGCCATGGGTAAGCCGGTACTTTTTGGCCCGGCTATTCACAAAGCTCTGGAAGCCATTCGGTTGCTGGAGCGTGGAGGGGGTAAGGTGGTAAAAAACGATCTGGAATTAATAAGCTGGCTTTCCAGATTGTTGGATCACCCTGCTTTACTACAACGAATGGGAGAAGCTGCCAGGAACCTGATTTTGGAAAATCGGGGAGCTACCGATAAAATTCTGAAATATCTGGAGGCGTACTTGTAA
- a CDS encoding TlyA family RNA methyltransferase has translation MKQRLDKLLVLRGLAPTRERSQSLILAGVVLVNEQKIDKPGTLVDENANIRVIGADHPYVSRGGLKLEKALQEFKISVQDKIAIDVGASTGGFTDCLLQHGARKVYAVDVGYGQLAWKLKQDPRVIALERTNIRYVTPDLFKEKMQLAVIDVSFISLTKVLPVILDLLEPTAEIIALVKPQFEVGKGEVGKGGIVKSPEKHRQVLESLRQFAKKLGLEVRGVIPSPIKGTKGNVEFLMFLAR, from the coding sequence ATGAAACAGCGATTAGATAAGTTGTTAGTCCTTAGAGGATTGGCGCCAACGCGAGAGCGGAGTCAGAGTTTAATCCTGGCCGGAGTTGTTCTGGTTAACGAACAAAAAATAGATAAACCCGGGACTCTGGTCGATGAAAACGCAAATATTCGTGTGATAGGAGCAGACCATCCTTATGTCAGCCGGGGGGGATTAAAGCTGGAAAAAGCACTCCAGGAGTTTAAAATTTCGGTTCAGGATAAAATTGCTATAGATGTCGGCGCTTCCACCGGCGGGTTTACCGATTGCCTCCTCCAACATGGGGCCAGGAAGGTTTATGCCGTGGATGTAGGTTACGGACAATTAGCCTGGAAACTCAAACAGGATCCCAGGGTCATAGCGCTGGAGAGGACCAATATTCGCTATGTAACTCCGGACCTGTTTAAGGAAAAAATGCAACTGGCCGTCATTGATGTTTCTTTTATCTCTCTGACAAAAGTCCTGCCGGTTATTTTGGATCTACTCGAGCCAACGGCAGAGATTATCGCACTGGTTAAACCGCAGTTTGAGGTAGGAAAGGGAGAAGTGGGAAAAGGGGGGATTGTCAAATCCCCTGAAAAACATCGACAGGTTTTAGAATCTCTTCGACAATTTGCCAAAAAGTTGGGTTTAGAAGTCCGGGGTGTTATCCCGTCACCCATAAAGGGAACTAAAGGTAATGTAGAGTTTTTGATGTTTTTAGCCCGCTGA
- a CDS encoding pyridoxine 5'-phosphate synthase has product MVKLGVNIDHVATLRQARRGIEPEPVTAALLAELAGADWITIHLREDRRHIQDRDVDRLKEVLQIGLDFEMSVAPDIVKKALATRPHFATLVPERREEITTEGGLDVLGQKEIIKGVLETLKGAGIEVSLFVDPDPEVIQASAELGADAVELHTGTYANALKKEDIQQELTRLTNAARQAAQLGLHVFAGHGLNYRNVIPIARIPEMEALNIGHSIISRSIFVGIERAVREMIQLIR; this is encoded by the coding sequence GTGGTTAAATTAGGGGTTAACATCGATCATGTTGCTACCCTTCGCCAGGCCCGACGGGGGATTGAGCCGGAACCTGTTACCGCGGCCCTTTTAGCGGAACTGGCCGGAGCCGATTGGATTACAATCCATTTACGGGAAGATCGTCGGCATATTCAAGATCGGGATGTGGATCGGCTTAAGGAGGTTCTCCAGATTGGACTTGATTTTGAAATGTCGGTAGCTCCGGACATTGTAAAAAAAGCGTTGGCTACCCGCCCCCATTTCGCAACTTTGGTACCTGAAAGGCGAGAAGAAATTACCACCGAAGGAGGTCTCGATGTTCTGGGACAAAAAGAGATCATTAAGGGAGTTCTGGAAACCCTTAAAGGCGCCGGCATAGAGGTCAGTTTATTTGTGGATCCGGATCCTGAAGTAATTCAGGCTTCCGCAGAACTGGGAGCAGATGCCGTCGAACTCCATACGGGAACCTATGCCAATGCATTAAAAAAAGAAGATATTCAGCAAGAATTAACCAGACTTACCAATGCAGCCAGACAGGCTGCGCAACTTGGACTCCATGTCTTTGCGGGACACGGCCTTAATTATCGTAATGTAATTCCCATTGCACGTATTCCAGAAATGGAAGCCCTCAATATTGGTCATAGTATCATTTCACGATCCATTTTTGTGGGTATAGAACGGGCAGTCCGGGAAATGATTCAACTTATCCGGTAA
- a CDS encoding TlpA disulfide reductase family protein — MKKLKIQTLVGYIMIGIGFLALTPLITEAKTLSEAFAAFKVTELKEKPLAPDFQLKDLNGNVVSLKDYRGKPVMLYFWATWUGICKKELPSVNKVYNEFKDQGIVFLFVDFKEDLNTVAKAVKERGYDFPVLLDETGEVTKNYGVRGTPTVFLIDREGRALGSSVGDRNWDSEEGREILKLLLQ, encoded by the coding sequence ATGAAAAAGTTAAAAATCCAAACCCTTGTCGGATATATCATGATAGGGATAGGGTTTTTGGCCCTGACCCCTTTAATAACAGAGGCGAAGACCTTATCAGAAGCCTTTGCAGCATTTAAAGTTACGGAACTCAAGGAGAAACCTCTGGCCCCAGATTTTCAACTCAAGGATTTAAATGGGAATGTGGTAAGCTTAAAGGATTACAGAGGAAAACCCGTTATGCTGTATTTCTGGGCTACGTGGTGAGGAATATGTAAGAAGGAGTTACCTTCTGTCAATAAGGTTTACAACGAATTTAAAGATCAGGGAATTGTCTTTTTATTTGTCGATTTTAAAGAGGATCTCAACACTGTAGCAAAAGCCGTTAAAGAACGGGGTTATGATTTTCCTGTACTGCTGGATGAGACGGGGGAGGTTACTAAAAACTATGGGGTTCGAGGAACTCCTACGGTTTTTTTAATCGATCGTGAGGGAAGAGCTCTGGGAAGTTCGGTAGGAGATCGTAACTGGGATAGCGAGGAAGGTCGTGAAATCCTTAAATTGCTGTTACAATAG
- a CDS encoding DEAD/DEAH box helicase: MDRFRMEYDLRRFVEKLSQGEEYRQILTYYHFIPSQKARYRDIFQTLHPDLCKALREEGIHSFYSHQAEAIEQIQKGRHLLIGTPTASGKTLVYNVPVFQKILSNPTTRALFIFPLKALEQDQLKIIRNLSNRLGGVIKAEIYDGDTPAYQREKIRSQLPHILLTTPDMLHLGILAYHYKWREFFSHLRYVVVDELHTYKGVFGSHVLHVFRRFNRICRYYQADPQFISASATIANADELAVQLFGSSFEVILESGAPRRGKHFLFLNPTFSSPYTEAARLMILALKAGLKTIVFTKARKITELIYTWILQSHPELQNKISSYRAGFLPEERREIEQKLFRGELIGVISTSALEMGIDIGGLDCCILVGYPGSIVSTWQRSGRVGRGDNEALIVLLALPDALDQYFMHHPEDFFHRSYEKAIVDPDNEIILKSHLLCAAAELPLQGGEAFYQNEKVQQALSDLVKEGKLLQSETEAKWFSSSKNPHRWVDIRSIGEGYMILSAKDRKIIGHVNGGRVFSECHAGAIYLHRAQQYRVIELDLGQKNIYVEPVNVDYFTKPLGEKDTQILSCDQSKLVANFKVCEGRLKVTERIIGFEKRRIFGQDLLSVHPLDLPPQSFETRGFWIEIEEPVVEMVEWQMLHFMGGIHAVEHAAISLFPLFAICDRNDIGGISYAYHPQVGKSAIFIYDGYPGGIGLTRRGYEMIEELLSRTLLTIQECPCEEGCPSCIHSPKCGNGNKPLDKQAAVQILKALMAKQEAGSRGSGPALQGSEGTGRDPFPSERVEQGESACQPEFLQKTLLQKEGSETVKKMVSYRESLEQKIDRNRLITVTPRLLSSAPRIIYFDIETQRSAEEVGGWQNKHLMGLAIGAIYDSLEEQFYLYTEAQVPQLIEKLKKADLIVGFNIKNFDYAVLQAYTSFDFNQLPTLDILEEIYKKFKFRLSLGDLCEKTLNQGKLGDGLQTVQWFKEGRLDKVIEHCRRDVELTRDLFQYGMEKGYLLYEDKEKGLMRLAVEWFR, from the coding sequence ATGGATAGATTTCGTATGGAATACGATCTCAGGCGTTTTGTAGAAAAACTAAGTCAGGGGGAGGAGTATCGGCAGATCTTGACCTATTACCATTTCATCCCTTCCCAAAAGGCCCGCTATCGGGATATATTTCAGACACTCCATCCTGATTTATGTAAAGCCCTCAGGGAGGAGGGAATCCACTCGTTTTACAGCCATCAAGCCGAAGCTATAGAACAGATTCAGAAGGGTCGACATCTTCTGATAGGCACTCCTACGGCCAGCGGTAAAACCCTGGTTTATAATGTTCCTGTCTTCCAGAAGATCTTAAGTAATCCGACCACGCGGGCTTTGTTTATTTTTCCCCTGAAAGCCTTAGAACAAGATCAGCTCAAAATCATTCGAAACCTGAGTAATCGGCTTGGGGGAGTTATAAAAGCAGAGATTTACGATGGAGATACCCCGGCTTATCAGCGAGAGAAAATCCGATCTCAACTCCCTCATATTTTGCTGACCACACCGGATATGCTCCATTTGGGAATCCTGGCATATCATTACAAATGGCGAGAGTTCTTCAGCCATCTGCGGTATGTAGTGGTCGATGAACTTCATACCTACAAAGGTGTTTTTGGTTCCCATGTTCTCCATGTTTTCAGGAGGTTTAATCGAATCTGCCGTTATTATCAAGCTGATCCCCAATTTATCTCCGCTTCAGCGACCATAGCTAACGCCGATGAATTGGCTGTGCAACTCTTTGGCAGTTCCTTTGAGGTCATTTTAGAAAGTGGAGCCCCTCGTCGAGGTAAGCATTTTCTATTTTTAAATCCCACTTTCAGCAGCCCTTATACCGAGGCTGCCAGGTTGATGATTCTGGCCCTTAAAGCCGGGCTTAAAACCATTGTTTTTACCAAGGCTCGGAAAATTACCGAGCTTATCTATACCTGGATTCTTCAATCCCATCCGGAACTTCAGAATAAAATTAGCTCCTACCGGGCGGGATTTCTACCCGAGGAGCGTCGAGAGATCGAACAAAAACTCTTTCGGGGAGAACTCATAGGAGTTATTTCTACCAGTGCTCTGGAAATGGGAATTGATATCGGTGGTCTGGATTGTTGTATCCTGGTAGGGTATCCCGGTAGTATAGTCAGTACCTGGCAGCGTAGTGGACGAGTAGGACGTGGTGATAACGAAGCCCTTATCGTTTTATTAGCCCTTCCCGATGCTTTGGACCAATACTTCATGCATCATCCGGAAGATTTCTTTCATCGCAGTTATGAAAAAGCCATTGTGGATCCAGATAATGAGATTATTTTGAAATCTCATCTCCTCTGTGCTGCTGCCGAACTTCCCCTTCAAGGTGGAGAGGCTTTCTATCAGAATGAGAAAGTCCAACAAGCCCTGTCCGATTTGGTTAAAGAGGGAAAACTCCTCCAGAGTGAAACGGAGGCTAAATGGTTCTCCTCCTCCAAAAATCCCCATCGATGGGTCGATATTCGATCCATTGGAGAAGGTTATATGATCCTTTCGGCGAAGGATCGGAAAATCATCGGGCATGTCAACGGAGGTCGAGTTTTTAGTGAATGCCATGCGGGAGCTATTTATCTCCATCGGGCTCAACAATATCGGGTCATTGAATTGGACCTGGGTCAAAAGAATATCTATGTAGAACCCGTAAATGTAGATTATTTCACAAAACCGTTGGGAGAGAAAGATACCCAGATCTTGAGTTGTGATCAGAGTAAGTTAGTTGCCAATTTTAAGGTTTGTGAAGGTCGGTTAAAAGTAACCGAACGGATCATAGGATTTGAGAAACGTCGAATCTTTGGGCAGGACCTCCTGAGCGTACACCCCCTGGATTTACCCCCCCAGAGTTTTGAAACCCGCGGGTTTTGGATTGAGATCGAAGAGCCAGTGGTGGAGATGGTGGAATGGCAAATGCTCCATTTTATGGGGGGGATTCATGCCGTAGAGCATGCGGCCATTTCCCTTTTTCCTCTATTTGCCATCTGTGATCGAAATGATATCGGGGGTATCAGCTATGCCTATCATCCTCAAGTTGGCAAGTCTGCCATTTTTATTTATGATGGTTACCCGGGGGGAATTGGATTAACCCGTAGGGGTTATGAGATGATCGAAGAGCTTTTGAGCCGTACCCTGCTGACTATTCAAGAGTGTCCTTGTGAAGAAGGATGCCCTTCGTGTATCCATTCCCCTAAATGTGGGAACGGGAATAAACCTTTAGATAAGCAGGCGGCTGTGCAAATTCTAAAAGCCCTGATGGCGAAACAGGAAGCAGGGAGCAGGGGATCAGGGCCTGCTCTGCAAGGAAGTGAAGGGACGGGTCGAGATCCTTTCCCCTCTGAAAGGGTGGAACAGGGTGAAAGTGCCTGCCAACCAGAATTCTTACAAAAAACCCTGCTCCAGAAAGAGGGATCGGAAACCGTAAAGAAGATGGTGAGTTACAGAGAAAGCCTGGAGCAAAAAATAGATAGAAACCGGTTGATTACAGTTACTCCCCGGCTTTTATCTTCGGCCCCTCGCATAATCTATTTCGATATCGAGACCCAGCGGAGTGCCGAGGAGGTAGGAGGCTGGCAGAACAAACATCTTATGGGACTGGCTATTGGGGCTATCTATGACAGTCTGGAGGAACAGTTTTATTTGTATACCGAAGCCCAGGTTCCGCAACTGATTGAAAAGCTGAAAAAAGCCGATCTCATCGTAGGATTTAATATCAAAAATTTTGACTATGCAGTGCTCCAGGCTTATACCTCCTTTGATTTCAACCAACTGCCTACTCTGGATATTTTAGAAGAAATTTATAAGAAGTTCAAATTTCGATTATCTTTAGGGGATTTATGCGAAAAGACCTTGAATCAGGGTAAGTTGGGAGATGGATTACAGACGGTGCAGTGGTTTAAGGAAGGAAGATTGGATAAGGTTATTGAGCATTGCCGTCGAGATGTTGAATTAACTCGAGATCTTTTTCAGTACGGAATGGAAAAAGGATATCTTCTTTATGAAGATAAGGAAAAAGGGTTGATGCGATTAGCTGTGGAGTGGTTTAGATAG
- a CDS encoding glycosyltransferase family 39 protein, which translates to MEIEKTKNSSLREEAWCISLLGVTFLALSIWSWRKWPDILVDFGHELYIPWQLSQGKVLYRDIFWYFGPLPSYLNALWFRLFGVSLTTLIVCNLLILAGVTVLIYRIFKAMFNYFIATLCSLVFLFIFAFSQYVPNGNYNFVCPYSHALTHGTALTMGMIFFFIRYLLGRHPGFIGGAGLCLGLVFLTKPEVGLAAFATAELGLVLIGNFTQAPKSQILKVMLGFHAVALLPSLLFFIFFSRYMPLGEAVRATAGAWTSLTGSPVLNRTFYLRSSGLDQPGSNFFLMLKVLGGMILWIGSCLIADRSLCPLWTRRVIPVILLSIGFGGLLIVKPGLIPWFSLGRALPPITLVVGAVCIILCLRKHTRPDVKIRMGAMALWAMFAFVLLGKIILNARLFNYGFVLAMPATLLLVAVLLGLLPELPGKKYKPGDLFQGLMIALIIAGIVFHFQVSNRFYRYKDFAVGENGDTILTYSPRVDLTGVAMVQALQRIEELIPRDIGFVALPEGVMLNYLSRRISPTRYIYNMPIGLEMNGGSEQVLESFKAHPPEFIILVHSDSSEHGVGYFGRDPNFGKPILDWVKSSYIPLERIFYEPLTDHHFGIKILKRMDAS; encoded by the coding sequence ATGGAAATTGAAAAAACGAAGAATTCCTCCCTTCGTGAAGAGGCCTGGTGTATAAGCCTGCTGGGTGTAACTTTTTTGGCGTTATCCATCTGGAGCTGGCGTAAATGGCCGGACATCCTGGTAGATTTTGGGCACGAGCTTTATATTCCCTGGCAACTTTCCCAAGGAAAGGTATTGTATAGGGATATATTTTGGTACTTTGGTCCCCTCCCTTCTTATCTCAACGCCCTCTGGTTCCGTCTCTTTGGGGTTTCCCTGACAACTTTGATAGTCTGTAATCTGCTCATTCTGGCCGGAGTGACCGTTTTGATTTATCGGATTTTCAAAGCCATGTTTAACTACTTTATAGCAACCTTATGTAGTCTGGTTTTTCTTTTTATCTTTGCCTTTTCCCAGTATGTTCCCAATGGGAATTATAATTTTGTTTGTCCCTATTCCCATGCCCTCACCCATGGAACTGCCTTGACGATGGGGATGATTTTCTTCTTTATCCGTTACCTGCTTGGGCGACATCCGGGTTTCATAGGAGGGGCTGGGCTATGTCTGGGGTTAGTTTTCTTAACCAAGCCGGAAGTAGGTCTGGCAGCCTTTGCAACTGCGGAACTTGGACTGGTACTGATCGGTAACTTTACCCAGGCTCCGAAGTCACAAATCCTGAAAGTGATGCTTGGATTCCATGCAGTAGCCCTGTTACCTTCGCTGTTGTTCTTTATTTTTTTCTCCCGGTATATGCCTCTGGGTGAGGCAGTTCGTGCAACGGCTGGAGCCTGGACGTCCCTGACGGGAAGTCCGGTCCTCAATCGTACCTTTTATCTCAGGAGTTCCGGGCTGGATCAGCCTGGGTCCAATTTTTTTCTCATGTTAAAGGTATTGGGAGGGATGATCCTTTGGATAGGAAGCTGTTTAATAGCCGACAGGAGTTTGTGTCCTTTATGGACCCGCCGGGTGATTCCGGTTATTCTCCTCAGTATTGGTTTTGGCGGTTTACTCATAGTAAAACCCGGGCTGATACCCTGGTTTAGCCTAGGTCGGGCGCTCCCACCGATCACTTTAGTAGTGGGCGCAGTCTGTATCATCCTTTGTTTGAGGAAGCATACCAGGCCTGATGTTAAAATTCGGATGGGCGCAATGGCCCTGTGGGCCATGTTTGCCTTTGTACTCCTGGGGAAAATCATTCTAAATGCTCGCCTGTTCAATTACGGCTTTGTCCTTGCCATGCCGGCTACCCTTCTACTGGTGGCCGTGCTCCTCGGTCTTCTTCCAGAGTTACCTGGTAAGAAATACAAACCAGGAGATCTCTTTCAAGGTCTCATGATAGCTTTAATCATAGCTGGAATAGTTTTCCATTTTCAGGTATCAAACAGGTTTTATCGCTACAAAGATTTTGCCGTGGGGGAAAATGGAGATACCATCCTGACCTATAGCCCCCGGGTGGATCTTACCGGAGTTGCTATGGTACAGGCCCTTCAACGGATTGAAGAGTTAATACCCCGTGACATAGGATTTGTCGCCCTTCCGGAGGGTGTGATGCTAAACTATTTATCCCGCAGGATAAGTCCAACCCGATATATCTACAACATGCCCATAGGTCTTGAAATGAACGGTGGAAGCGAACAGGTTCTGGAATCCTTTAAAGCCCATCCTCCGGAGTTTATTATTCTTGTCCACAGCGATAGCAGTGAGCATGGTGTGGGATATTTTGGTAGGGATCCCAACTTTGGAAAGCCTATCCTGGATTGGGTGAAGAGTTCCTATATCCCTTTAGAACGGATCTTTTATGAGCCGCTTACCGATCATCATTTTGGAATTAAGATCCTAAAAAGGATGGACGCTTCCTGA
- a CDS encoding decaprenyl-phosphate phosphoribosyltransferase translates to MITVKTKRTDLMALKAILKTMRPKQWTKNLIIFAGLIFSLNLFKPPLFVKTFAAFVVFCLLSGAVYIINDIKDLERDKNHPLKSKRPLASGELTISSAILALILLIPGSLLVSFMLNPGFGYIAVLYLILSTLYSFYFKHTVILDVLINSMGFVLRAVAGAVVIQVVISPWLFICTILLALFLGLGKRRHELVLLGDGALNHRKILEEYSPELLDQMIAVVTASTVMAYSLYTMAPETKEKLHTPYMNLTIPFVLYGIFRYLYLIHKREEGGDPSLVLLTDKPMLIDVILWMLTTVILIYYVH, encoded by the coding sequence GTGATTACGGTAAAAACAAAGCGAACCGACTTAATGGCTCTAAAAGCCATTCTAAAGACCATGCGTCCCAAGCAGTGGACGAAAAACCTCATCATCTTTGCAGGTCTCATTTTCTCTTTGAATTTATTTAAGCCTCCTTTATTTGTAAAAACCTTTGCTGCTTTTGTGGTCTTCTGCCTTCTATCTGGAGCCGTTTATATTATCAATGATATAAAAGATCTGGAGAGGGATAAAAATCATCCCTTGAAATCTAAAAGGCCCCTCGCTTCGGGGGAACTTACCATTTCTTCAGCCATTTTAGCCCTGATTCTTCTGATTCCGGGGTCTCTCCTGGTTTCTTTTATGCTTAACCCCGGTTTTGGCTATATTGCCGTACTTTATTTAATTCTCTCAACTCTGTACTCATTTTATTTTAAACACACGGTTATTCTGGATGTATTGATTAATTCCATGGGATTTGTTTTAAGGGCGGTCGCAGGAGCAGTAGTCATTCAGGTGGTAATCTCTCCCTGGCTTTTTATCTGTACCATCCTTCTGGCCCTTTTCCTGGGTCTTGGAAAGCGAAGGCACGAGTTAGTCCTTTTAGGAGACGGAGCCCTGAATCATCGAAAGATTCTAGAAGAATACAGCCCGGAGCTTTTAGATCAAATGATCGCCGTGGTAACGGCTTCAACGGTGATGGCCTACTCCCTATATACCATGGCCCCCGAGACCAAAGAAAAATTGCATACCCCGTATATGAATCTGACGATCCCCTTCGTACTTTACGGGATCTTTCGCTATCTTTACCTGATTCATAAACGAGAGGAGGGAGGAGATCCTTCCTTAGTTTTGTTGACAGATAAGCCGATGCTCATTGATGTGATCTTATGGATGCTAACCACGGTAATTTTGATTTACTATGTCCATTGA